The nucleotide sequence CTGGGTGTATCGGAGGTAAAACCGGGTACACTATTCAATCTTTTCATTCTTATGTAGCATGTGCAACGCAAAATGGCAGAACTCTTATAGTTGCTTTATTACATGATAAGAAAAAAACATTTTTCCCGGATTCTATAGCATTGTTTAACTATGCTTTTAATAACTTCGATTGGACAAAAATATATTCGAAGGGTGATCTTGTAACAACTTATAATAAAAATGGGCTAAAGATTCCACTTTTAGCTTCCTCTGACTTTTATTATATAAGACCAAAAACAGATATTAGAAAACCAACTTTTAGACTTGAAAATAAAAACCTTAATCTGAAACTTTTTAAAAAAGGTGACACAATTGCAACAGCTGATATTTTTGTGAACAATAAAATGATAGGAAAACTTGAACTAAAAAGTGGAACAGACCATAAATTCGAGCAAGCATTCAAGTTAACCTTCAACTCTAGACTAACTCCTTATATAATTTTTCCAGCAGTTTTAGTAATATTAGGTTCGTCTATATTTATTTTTAAGAAATTAAAGCCTGCTCAAAAATAACCAGTAGAACACAAAAAATAAAATTTTGATAATTAATTTATCAAAATTTTATTTTTTGTATCAAATTCTTTATATCCATAGGAAGATCTATTTCAAAATTTAATTTTTTTCCTGTTCGGGGGTGTGGAAATCTTAATTTATATGCATGAAGTGCCTGTCTTTTTATACATTTTGTATCATCCATATCACAATACAAGTCATCACCATAAATTGGATATCCTATATGAGACATATGTACTCTTATTTGATGTGTTCTCCCGGTTTTTAATGATAGTTTTACTAAATCACCATGATTAAAACTTTCAATTACTTCATAACAAGTTACACTTCTCTGTCCCCTTTCATCTACAATCCTTTTTATATTTCCCTCTCCCTGTCTATAAATAGGCAAATCAATTATTCCGCTTTTTTCTGTAAGATTTCCATGTACTACTGCAAGATAGCTTTTTTCAAAATTATCACCATGCATATCTCTTGACAATGCCATATGTGAAAACTGATTTTTAGCAACTATTATAAGACCGGATGTATTCATATCCAATCTATTAACAAGCCTAACTATACACTGTTCTCCATTTTCTCTAAAATAGTACAAGATACCATTTGCGAGCGTCCCGCTTTGGTAACTTTTAGTTGGATGAACAACCATATTAGGTTTTTTATTCACAACTAATATATCCATATCCTCATATACAACATCTATATCCATTTTTTCAGGAACTATATCTTGATCTTCATTTTCTGGCAGATCTACAGTTATTCTATCATTTTTCTCTATTATATAGTTTAACTTTTCAACTTTATTGTTGATTTTTATCCTCTTATTTAAAGCTGCACTTTTTATGAGTCTGCTTGATAGCTTACATATAGTTTTTAAATATTGTCTTAATTTCATACCATCATTAATACCATCAACTTCAAATATAAGACTATTTTCCTTCATAAAAAACTCCTTTTATAAATATAATCATGAGCATAGAAAGACTGATATATGCTTTAAAAAAGTTCCTACTTCTTTATTCATATATCAGTCGTCCAAAATAAAACCTATCAGAATTATTAAATTACACCTATGTACTTAAATTTAATCTATAAGTGCAATTACTTCGACTTCAACCAATGCATCCTTTGGAAGTTTTACTTCTACACAAGATCTTGCTGGCATATCTTTATTAAAATATTTTGCATAAACTTCATTTACATCACCAAAATCACTCATGTTTTTTACATAAACAGTTGTTTTTACAACCTTATCAAAAGATGTTCCTGCTTCTTCTAATAAAGCTTTTATATTTTCTAAAGATCTCTCTGTAGCTTTCTTTATATCATCAGATACCAATGAACCAGTTGATGGATCTAGTGGTATTTGACCTGATGTAAATAATAAATTTCCTACCTTGACAGCTTGTGAATATGGGCCAACAGCTCCTGGTGCTTTAGTTGTGCTTATTATTACTTTTTCCATAATTAAAAACCTCCTAAAAAATTATATTATATTAATAAGTTTAGCAAGTTACATGCCAATAAATATAATCTATATACTATTTATATTAAGACATGCAAATACTAACTTTATTAAACACTAATTATATAGTACTTTCTCAAAACTAATAATAAAATTTTCACCTTTGATAAATTATTGGGCAAAACGCAGTATATAATTTCTTCCTTTTATAGTATCAACATGTAAAAGCTGTCCTTTATCAATAACACATTTAATGGTATTGTTAAAAGCCATAAGTATCGATTTATTTAAATCACGTGTAACCTCTTCCCTCAATTCCTGAACACCAGGGAAGTCTCTAAGTGGTTCTACATAATCTGCTATGTATATAACCTTTTGGAGAAGACTCATATCCTTTTTTCCAGTTGTATGATATGCAATCGAACTTAAAATTTCATCATCCTCTATACCAAATTTTTCTTTTGCAACTATCGCACCTATAATTCCATGCAATAATTTAGGATTTTCCATACATACATTATCTACTTTTATATTATGAGAAAGTGCCATATCAAGTAAATCATTATCACTCATATTTTTAGCGCAATCATGCGCTAAGCCAGCAATCCTTGCCTTATAGATATCTGCCCCATAAATTTGAGCAAGCTTTACAGCAGTATCTCTGACACTTAAGCTATGTTCATATCTTTCAGGTTTAAGATGGTTCTTTAAATAATCTATTATATCATTTTCATTCCACATACCATAAATCACTCCAAAATAATAACATTTATTTATTTTTCATACAATTTCAATCTTTTTATCATGTTATAGACATCATACGGCAATAAATAGCTTACATTTCTACCCATTTTTATCGATTTTCTTATATTAGTCGACGATATATCCAAAAGAGGTATATCCAATAATATTATATTACTATTATACTTATTTTCCAACTTGTTTTTCTTAGATTCTATATCTTTTATTGAATAACCCGGTCTATTAAAAACCACAAAATTACATAACTTAAGAATCTGTTCATAATTCTTCCAACTTTCTATATCCATAAGACAATCAACACCTGTTATAAAGTACCATTCAGTATGCTTTTCCAAACTATTAAAATATTTAAGAGTTTTATATGTATAGCTTAAATTATGATTTTTTATTTCATAATCACTTAAGCAAAAACTGTTCTCCTGTTTTATAGCTTTTTTAACCATTGTATATCTCAAGTTTGCATCAGTTATATTTTCATTTAATTTATGAGGCGGATTGCCGGATGGAACAAATATAACCTTTTCTAAATTGAATTTATATAGGGCTTCGTAAGCTATATGCAAATGTCCATTATGAATAGGATCAAAGGTCCCACCAAAAATAGCCTTTTTTATCATATAATATCTCTCCCATGCAGACAACTTAAATAAAAATCTTATTACAGCATATATTCAAATTGGAAATCATTCAAAACCACAGTGTCTCCGTCTTTTATTCCCATACTCTTAAGTTCATCAAGTACTCCCTTATTTTTAAGTACTTTATGAAAATACCTCAGTTCATCTGGATCATTTACATTTACACTTGCAAGCAGCCTATCAACAAAGCTGCCCTCTACTATGTAAGTATCCTCTTCTTTTCTTATTTTATATGTAAATTTCTTTTCTTCTGGTACAAACTTTTCATCATCTGATATATGACTGTCTACAATAGGAATCGTACTTAGCATTCTAGCGGCTTCTTTCATAAGTTCATCAATTCCCTGCTTTGTTGCAGCAGATATTTTAAATACCTTATCATATCCGAGTTTTGATACCTTTTGTTTAAAGTCTTCAAAAACTTGTTCATCATACAACATATCAGCTTTATTTGCAGCAATTATTTGAGGTCTATCCCATAGTTTCACATCATACTTT is from Clostridium fermenticellae and encodes:
- a CDS encoding RluA family pseudouridine synthase yields the protein MKENSLIFEVDGINDGMKLRQYLKTICKLSSRLIKSAALNKRIKINNKVEKLNYIIEKNDRITVDLPENEDQDIVPEKMDIDVVYEDMDILVVNKKPNMVVHPTKSYQSGTLANGILYYFRENGEQCIVRLVNRLDMNTSGLIIVAKNQFSHMALSRDMHGDNFEKSYLAVVHGNLTEKSGIIDLPIYRQGEGNIKRIVDERGQRSVTCYEVIESFNHGDLVKLSLKTGRTHQIRVHMSHIGYPIYGDDLYCDMDDTKCIKRQALHAYKLRFPHPRTGKKLNFEIDLPMDIKNLIQKIKF
- a CDS encoding RidA family protein, translating into MEKVIISTTKAPGAVGPYSQAVKVGNLLFTSGQIPLDPSTGSLVSDDIKKATERSLENIKALLEEAGTSFDKVVKTTVYVKNMSDFGDVNEVYAKYFNKDMPARSCVEVKLPKDALVEVEVIALID
- the yqeK gene encoding bis(5'-nucleosyl)-tetraphosphatase (symmetrical) YqeK — its product is MWNENDIIDYLKNHLKPERYEHSLSVRDTAVKLAQIYGADIYKARIAGLAHDCAKNMSDNDLLDMALSHNIKVDNVCMENPKLLHGIIGAIVAKEKFGIEDDEILSSIAYHTTGKKDMSLLQKVIYIADYVEPLRDFPGVQELREEVTRDLNKSILMAFNNTIKCVIDKGQLLHVDTIKGRNYILRFAQ
- the nadD gene encoding nicotinate-nucleotide adenylyltransferase; this translates as MIKKAIFGGTFDPIHNGHLHIAYEALYKFNLEKVIFVPSGNPPHKLNENITDANLRYTMVKKAIKQENSFCLSDYEIKNHNLSYTYKTLKYFNSLEKHTEWYFITGVDCLMDIESWKNYEQILKLCNFVVFNRPGYSIKDIESKKNKLENKYNSNIILLDIPLLDISSTNIRKSIKMGRNVSYLLPYDVYNMIKRLKLYEK